The sequence gagaagccagagagtggtggtcaatggtgcggagtccagttggaggccagtatctagtggagtgcctcaggggtcagtactggggccaatattattcaatatattcattaacgatttggacgagggaattgagtgtactatcagcaagtttgctgatgacactaagctgggaggagtggctgacacaccagaaggctgtgctgccatccagcgggacctggacaggctggagagttgggtggcaataacctgatgaaatttaacaagggaaagtgtagagtcctgcatctgggcaggaacaaccccacgttccagtataggttgggaaagtacatattagagagcagtgtaggggaaagggacctgggggtcctggtggacaacaggatgaccatgagccagcactgtgcccttgtggccaggaaggccaatggcatcctcgggtgtattacaaggggggtggttagtagatcgagagaggtcctccttcccctctactccgccctggtgagaccccatctagaatagtgtccagttctgggcccctcagttcaagaaggacagggaaccgctggagagggtccagcgtagggcaacaaagacgattaagggagtggagcacttcccttatgaagaaaggctgagggagctgagtctctttagtttggagaagaggagactggggggtgaccttattaatgtttataaatatataaagggtgagtgtcatgaggatggagccaggctcttctcagtggcaaacaatgataggacaaggtgtaatgggatcaagctggaacacaagaggttccacttaaatttgagaaaaaacttcttctcagtgagaatgacagagcactggaacaggctgcccagggaggttgtggagtctcctactctggagacattcaaaacctgcctggacatgttcctgtgcgacctcacctaggtgttcctgctccagcagggggattggactagatgatcttttgaggtcccttccaatcccaaacatactgtgatactgtgatacatttAAAGCATGCAGCCCCTGTGGGCAAGTCAGCCCAGGGTCAGCAATGAAAACTTATATACCAGTTCACAAGCATCACATTATGTCTTCTACAGCACATACAGCACATTTAAGAAATAAGATACTCCATCATTATTATTCTTTTACCATGGTGTACTATTCTGTGCAGACATATATATCATACAAGTATTTAAAAGACTAACAACAAAGCAGCTTGCAAACTTGGACGAAAAAGAAGTCATAGTAACTAAAATACTGTAGTATTTTAGAAGCCTTATAGAGTAAGTTAGATTTAGTAGGGATTTTTCTTCACATACAAGTCACACCCTCATCAAATTCACACTAGTTTAACACTTAAGTTCCTGGCTAATTCTACAAAAAAAATCCTTAGAGAAATTCTGAAGGTGATACTAACAGAAGAAGTTAAAGTAGataaggctgattttttttttttttttttaaagaaggaggCTTAGCATTCCCTAAGATACTGTTACAATAtacaagaccaaaaaaaaaaaaatcccaccaccaaAAAGTTAAATGACAAACAACTAGAAACCCCATAccgtattttgtattttattaatatgTTGGATGCAATGGCAACTTACCACCTCCGCTTCcagtgattttattttgctttcataaGCTTCTTTTTGTGAGGTCAGTTCTTGCTGAACCATCTCTTTTGCAATTTGGACACTTTGCATCATTTCTTCCTTGGCTTTAAGTCGTGCCTCTTTGATTTCTGATTCAAGCCTACAAGCAGAAGTATCATAAATTTAGAATGCTGGCTTGAATCTCTTATAGGGTGTATAGAGGTTATAATATTTTCTTCTACCATGACAGGAGCCTCCAATTTCAACAGTAAAAGTGAGTtgtggttgggtttgggtttttttgttttgttctggttttttaaatacttttatgCTTTATCTAGATATTTTTGATTTCATAGGGAAAATGTAGACACTGGTAAAGATGGAAGACATTCCAGAATTTAAAAATCTACTTGAtttccatatttattttattatgcacCTTTCTATTACAGTTCTTAATTTTGTGAAACTCTAAATCACATgaagatgcagaaaagcaaaCTTTAAGTCAATGAGTCTTGCAGTTTAATACCTCCCTGGAACAAAGCAAGTATATAAACCACTTCACTGTGTCTCAAATTCTTCATCACAGAAGACCAAGATTGCAACTTTGGGTCCTTATTTTCCTAAGGCATTTGCATTTCAGGATTTAAATCTCTCTGAAACATCAAAAGTCAATTTCAGACTCATTATGTGCTTGGAGAAAAATGTAACAGAAGATGCACACTACTTTGAGAACCTCTGGAGCTCAGCATTTAATAGTGGTCTACATTCTTGATAACAGGACTAGATTGTGGTGATCACCTCTTAGAAGTACACACTCATTTCCCTTAAGTCTGGGACTTCCATTTCCATTATAAATGGAAACCTTGCTATTTTGCAACTTTTCCCTtattgtgaaaaaaataataatcttaagTTTCTTATTTCTTAAACTTATCACACAGCTGCATTAAAAACTGAATTCATCTTTAGAACAAGAAGATACAATACTTACTGTGTTCTTTGTGCAATAATCAGTTCATTCTTTGCGAATTCAAAATCTTTTGGATCATCAGGCAAAAACGTTCTCCCACAGGATGGCCCTTTAACTTTCTGAACTTCTACTGGATGGTTAAACCTGAAATAATGATCTCCCCCAAGGATCACTCTATCACCCTAttgggaaacaggaaaaaaaaaaaaaaatttctcctGTAACTTCTAGGTTTATAAGCAAATTTACAGTACTTAAAACATAACGTGTGGGGCTAGaaacaaagaggaagagaaaaatctctacAGTTTTGAGAGCCTTCTAAAAAGAACCTGCAGTCTGAAGTTGTAATATTAACAGAGCTAAGAAATCCATGCATGCACACATAACTCTTACCAAATCAATTACTTACATGATGCAGAACTGTTGGGTCTAAAATGCATTTCCCATTTACATATGTCTTTGCTTCTCTCAGTGGAATAATACTCACTTTGCCATCAATATTTTTTACAACACTAAAAACAAGAAACATTTGCGGTATCAGTAGCTCCTGTTAACTGCTAGTTATGTTACTTAATAGACTAAAATTtatgccttttttatttatttcctgctCTCACTTCAAGTATAAAAAGAATACTACATACCAATGGTCATCAGCAATTAGCACTCCGGAAAGCTGGATATCATGTTTCGCATTTGGTGTATACCTTCCAACTGTAGTTTCTCCTTCTTTGATCATATACAACAGCACCTCAGAAAGCTGAGGATCTTCATTAAGATTGACAAGGTTTGGTAAATGATTATCCATTTTGAATGCAATTCCTGCTTTCTAGATAAAAGAGAGCTCTGAATAATAAACAATTTGTTTTGTGCCTTCAAATATCTATATCAATTTTTTCTAAGCCATCACAGTAGTCAGTTAGAAGAATAGCATTAAGGAAACCAGATCTTACAACTATTCCAATTCTTCCGCAAGGTTTGTTCATGTTATATTTTCTGTACTATCTCCTACAGAAAGCAAAGTGAAGAAAGTAAATGTACCTGCAATTCTTTTATATCTTCTAATTTCCTTTTTTCGGCTTGTTCAAATTTTTCTTTCCAGGCCCTTAATATATttaagggaaaataaaacaacgtattagaaaaaaaaatacagcatataAATTTCACCATTTCTATTTTCATGTAAGACAACTGCCCAACCTTTGCATCTCTGCCATGTCCCTCTCCTGCCGGTGCAATTTTATCCTTAGAGACGTTATTTCCTGCAAATAACGTCTGTATTTTTCAGGATCGGTGTTCAGAGCACTTCTCTGGGCTGCCTTCAGTTTTTCAATTTCAGCTTTCAATTCTAAATTAAACAAACcagacacacagcacacacaaaaaacaaagacaaaatatgGTTTAGACATTTTAGTACAAGAGTAAAAAATTAATCctattatttaattaaaaatgagatACCTTTTCTAATTCTAGGTTCTCAGGTATAGCCTAAGATACCACCTGAACTtagtcaaaaaacaaacaaaccaaccccacaaacaaaatgaacaaaaaacagcTGACAAAGAATAATAATATTCAAAGGAAGATACCCTAGGTTGCATTAGCCTGTTTGACTAGTAGCCCAGTCAACACAATAGATTATTCATAGTAACAACTCCTATGCAGCAAAAAGTTAAATACATGCAAATGAAAGACCCTCAAAGACTGCAGATGTCAACCTCACCTCTGATTAGTTTGGCATTCACATCTTCATTTACTTTAGCAATGTTGATAATTGAACGAGCCTGTTTTGCATAGCGAAGAGTGCTGAGTGTTTCTTCTGTGCTGCTAGCAGCTGGACTTATTGTGGCAATCATAGCAGTTTGTGAATTTCCACCCAGACTTTCCTTTAACAACCTTCATTTGACAGGAGAGTAGAAGTCAATCCTCAGGCCCCAacattgaaataaaaatgaaacttctTAAACTGGACAGATTACAAAATACCTAAGGTCTTGCTACTTATTTGAGAGTGATTGTTAGATACTTGAAACACAAACCAAGGCCCTGCTTATTCGTCTTTACGTGATGCAACAGGCTAATTTCTTCCCTCCACAATTTAtttgagagagagggagggaaggtgaCAGGGAGGAAAGGGATGTGATGTGACGTCTCCTGAATAGAAGAATCCACGATCTGAGAAAGCCTTTACTTCTacataaaaaaaattctgaagcatACATACCAAGTAAGGACAGATTCCCGGTAAGGAATGaaagttttctttccattttgagATTGTTTGGAGAGTGCAGAAATAACCTTTCCAAGTGTTAACAACGATTTATTGATACTCACACCCTCCtacacaaagcaaaaataaagtaaTTATAACATGGTTGTGTTTTCTTGTATGATGTTACAGTGATTTAACTGTGCTTATTCAACATATGGTACAGCTGTAGCATATTAGATGTCACTGCTGattgaaaaaacagcaataagatgCAAGAATAGCCTAGAAGATCTTCATTTGGAAAGAACAGAGACCCCGACTTTAAAATAAGCACTGTGACAAATCATCAAACTTAAGATGGCAGCTTGAAAGAAAGTCTCTTACTAGAAACTCTGTTTACTTAAAAATCCCCAAAGAAGTGGCAACCCCCAGCTCCATGCAATATCCAATTCATTATTTGGGAAGCCACGTGGACagttttttctcattctttctaAAGGATCAGTAGGCGTATAATAGCACAGGGAGCACTGTCCTAAGCAAGATCTGGCCTGCCATActgtgtgctcagcccagcttCTTAGGGCCATCACCCTCACCAGCAAAATGCTGTgcaatatttataagcataactgcAGTCCTTGGAGGTGAGGATGCTTTGCAGTCAATCCTTTTCCAGTCTTGGTTTACCTTCAGCCTTTCTCCAGTGGTCTGAGCTCTTGAGCAGCATTCACTGCCAGCTAGATCAATCAGATTTATGTGACTGCTAAGCCTGTGATCACGTTCTTCATCCACAAATTCTAcctgggaaaaaagggagaagttTGCATtcgaaccaaaacaaaaaccctgagGACAAGCTGTTCACTTTAAATCCATAAAAAATTGACACTTCCGTTTACTTTTGACAGGATACCTTCGTGTACATCCCTTGAAGGAGACTAACTTCAGACATTCAACCATAGTATCAACTGTTTGTAGTTGAATAACTGTATAAGCATAAAATGCACAAACAACAGATTAGCCAAGTACAGGTTTGGGTCTGAAGCTTGACTGTTGCAGCTATTCAATACCAACAGAAAACAATAAACTGTTACTGACTTCATCCAATGAAGATCAGCTAAGTAGCCAGCAGAAAAGTCTCTGGACTAGTTCTGatggggggggaggcgggggaggGAGGCACAAAAtctagaggggaagaaggaaggattAGCAAATTGGGTCAAAAAATTAAAGCTACCAAGAACAAAAAGCCCAACCCAACAAGCTATTTGTGAACGGAGAAAACTGGCAATCTGTAGAGTTATGAGGAGCTCTACCTATTTCACTTCTGACTTCAGCCTCATCTCACTAAGTCAGGTTTTGTCTCTTACGCATCTGTAAATCAGATGAAGAGTTGCAGTCCCTATATCCTGGATGCACATGGGTAAGAGAGGTATCCTGAAGCAAGGTAACTTTACACAGTGAACTGTGTTGAAACTGAGTAGAAACTGCATCTTGTGCCATTGTCTCAGCTCACCACCTGTAGAAATTTGGCACAGCTATCCACCTTGCATGGCCTAACCTTCTTCAAAGCTAATATGTATTGGCACCAGTGGGAAATTAGGTATGGCCTCAAATTGTATTCCAGTTACATCTCACAACTCTAAGAACCTTGGAACTACACTCCTAGATATGCCAGTCTAGATACATCTAATATTGCTGCTATAAATATATCATCAGAATCTACTcaaaacatgtaaaataaaacaAGTTTTGCATTTTCAAGTATATTCTCACAACAATTTCCTAGTCAGCATATAAGATGACTTTTTACTACCCAATTTGAACAGATACAAAATACCTTGGTTTGTGTCATGACAAGGGTGAAGACAGAATGAGATCTAGAACTCTTGTCATTCATTACTGTAGCAGCTGTTGCTCTCTGCTTATTTCCTAGTTCAAGCCAACTCTGTAAGAGATAGAAGTCAGGATGTAAAACCAAAACCTACTTTGGATAGTTAACTGCAGCTTACAATGTTCGCAAATAAAGTTATTAACAGAAAAGATAACTATATAAGGGAAGAATTAAGTTTAAGAGATAACCATGTGAAGAGAGTGAAGCTTGCCTGTATGTATGCACTTAGCTCCATTCTACAGGACTGCTCTTCATTATCCTTTTACAAAATATAGACTACTAGGCAGTCTGTAAAGCATTTTCTTCCCATCTCTGAAATTTAGTTTTCAGCAGTGAAGGAAGGAGCaagtataaatatttttattcccttttggTAACCAAATAACTCTTACCTGGATATCGGAGTAAGAACTGACAACATTCCTAAagtaggggaaaaagaaaagtttgtgtTCAGGCTGTTTTCTTTCTACATTTTTCAGTGCTGTCTGAGTTTTGACACATTTCCCCAGTTACAGACACAAAGCAAATATAACATGAAAGCTCCAGTCTTGAGAATTCCACACATCTATTTCACTAAAGTAATACACTAAAGGAAACATGCCAAGTCAAGCTAGACATGGGTATGCATTTTTGTAAAAACTACAGGATACTAAGATCTTGCCTAATTTACTGGTGAGCATACAAGTTTTCACAGAGCCTCAAGGTAATAATTAGCACACACTTTCAGGATTACACAAGACCTATCAAAATGAAAACAGTTAAGACTTACACTGTCAGGCCTTCCACATATGGTCCCAACACTGGATGTTCTCTTACACGAAGCTAGtgagaataattttaaaagaaaaattattaggAGTGCAGTAGTTAGACCTCACAATCAGGAATATCTTAAAATTAAGAGAAAGCCTATCTACATCCCTAGCATGACATTTATCATCAACAAAACTTAGCATGAATCAACTAGAACAATATTTTCAGGAAAATACTTACAACTGAATTTCTCCAAAACCCAATTTTCTGTGATATATATCTATCAAGTTTCCAAGTTAAATAGCTTGGCTCAAAATCACTGCCAAAATTCAGATGAAATCACTGCTACTATAAACAAGGCAGTATAGTTTTTATATGACTAGTCCACGTAAGTCCCAAGTTTAGGATAAAGGACTTatttcaacagcaagttgaatGCAGTATACCTTCTTTATCATAAAAGAATAAGAcgagaggagagggaaaggaggaggagaccagggggagagggggaagaggaggagggggagagggggaagaggaggagggggagagggggaagaggaggagggggagagggggaagaacTTCCTGGCAGCCCCATGGTTCTAAGCAGTAAATTATCCAGGGCCAAGAATCTGAAAGATACTATCCACATCTTGGTGCTAAGCTCTGTTACAGTTTAAggcctagaagaacttagctgaaagaaaaatcactaaaaaagagaactggtcttgtttttaacaaaaccaagacagctCTTACATGATAGTAGTTTTCTGTAGCTGGGCACTATAAATATACAGAGGAAACAAAGTAGAGAAAAATTCTCCCTTtgcaaatattaacattttttcaTGTACTTTGGACTGCAATTAGATGCATTGGGTCAGTGGCAAAGGTATCCCAGCAGACAACACTACATAGATGTTTTCAGAAAGTGAATGGCTGTTTCTTAATTACAAGATTATAACTCAAATTATATTGCACAGAATAGTCTTAATGCAACCTGGACATTTAGATAAATACTAGTCTAAGAGACTTTTTATAAAGGCTGATAAGATCATCTTCATTTTGCAGATAAGGAAAGATGCTAACAACAATTTTGAGACATTCTGctgaattttttttgtttctattccAGCAAGAATTTGTTTTGCTTAGCATTTCTTAAGTGCCAAGCATTTTACTTGCAGTTATATACTAAGATTTATTAATTGAATCCCATTATTCACAACAATCTAAAGTATTTAGATAACAAAACAATGGTCACTTGTCATTTGTGCATTTTTGTGTAGAGAATAGATGCCACTACTTTTAGATTATGCATATACTTTTTTCTGCGAGCAACTTACTGGTTGTTTCTTCTGTCCACTTTCAGCTTTAAAGACTAGTAAGTCATGAATTTTCTCATTGTATACTTCGAAAAAGCTCATTTCAAGATGATACAAAATCTAATAAAATTAATAAGAGAGTTATTAATATAGTCCACAAAATATCATCCTTTGTTTCAAAAATTAACCTAGATTAACAGATCCTGCTATTCAATGTTACAAGCATTTGTACTGAAAGGACTTTCCAAGGGAAACGATATCCTAAATCAGGGACCTACTGTTGCCAAGAATACAATTTATTTGAATTCCATCCACAGCCATTCCCAGAAGATAGCTATTAagcttaaaaaaatgtatatacatCCACCTCAGAAGATTCAGTGTTGCTTTTTTAGTACATGAAAGCACAGTTTTGTTTGCACCTGCAGTAGTGTCATTTCCCTTAGGGACTGCACTTCTACAACATGATACATGTAACAGAGAAAGCATGGATTGATGTTGTCAACATCCTGACGTGGAACAGAATAACCTAATGGAAAGATAAACCTTGAGTCTGACTAcagccatttaaaaaacaaacaaaaaaaaaaccccaacaaacttaAACGAAAACACATCTACTTCCTCTGAAGGCATCCAGgtcatcttttattttttcctcttcctgccctccccccccccccccgccttttcttttaaataaaacagaattcTATTTAAGAGACAAATAAGATTGAAGAAAAAACCTGAAGTCAGAAATACAAGACTAGAGACAATCTGCAGCAACTGAATCACCTATTCACAATGCACAAACAAAGGAATAACAAACATACCTAGCAGCACTGCATTTTTAGCAATTATATTCTCTAGCCAAACTGAGTAATAAATAACCTTCTTAGATTTCTCCATGTCTATCAAATCTACAGTAGGATGAGAATATTACATGTTCACTGTTATCAGGATTTAGAGTCCAGAATTCAAGCAGAAAGCAATAAAGAAATTTGGAATAGTTGAAAACAGAGAAGTTTGCCTGCATAAGTTTAACTGAATGTTAAGCTCTACTGACCTGTTCTTACAGACACAGACAAACATACAAAGAATGCAAAGAACAGCCTCTGTCAACAGCATGTTTTGCATCAGATATTCCTTATCCAAGAAAGactcagtttgggttttttcttcttaagACACGAAATGAGTAGTTCatatttttaagaatttaagtTAATTGTGTCTCCAGTTATGAATCTCTAAATTTACCATTACTACACCAATTAATTGGGGCAGAAACAGAATGTAACCCTTCATTAAAGCACTCTGGAAAGGATTACtactttgttatttttaaatccaCATACCATAGGTGTAAGACAGGAATTCAAATCAAAAAACATTGTGATCAGACAAAACATTCCCACCCCCTCTCAGAAGACCACTCTTTCACACACAGTTATTTAGGAATAAAGATCTGTTTCccaaacagagaagaaaacaaaatcttaTTTACAACAAAAATTTTGAAGtcttaaaaattttttttttaaatttcagcaagAATACTGAGCTAGAATACTAAAATTAGAATACTAAGATGCATTTCACTTTGATATGTGACAATGTTTAAAGATAAATTCATACTTTTGAGTTCTAATTTAACATGCCTCCACTAAAACTATGGTACCCACTAGGATTTCTTTTTACCTTACCTTATATAAATCTTATCTTGTAAGACATGCTCTATAGAGGAAAGAATCCTGCTCTTGTGACACATCAAAAATATCAGGGCCATATTTCTTTTTTACATTATTGTCATTAAGGAAGCAAAATAATGTTGATTTTGACTATTTAAGGAACCCTGTTAATCAGAAGTACTAACAGAAATAAGATCTGAATCAGCAAAAGAATACAGACATTAATAAATTACTCACCACTAAGGTATAAAATGAAAGAATGCAACAGGTAGCAAAATACTGAAATGCATCAGTTTCCTCATAATTCAGTGTAAGATCAATGGCATAAGCACCCTACCTGTTGCTTGTCCATTTGTGCTATTCGAGTAAAAAGATCTTCACAAAGTCTTGGAATTATTCCTCGTTCTTCATCGAATCCCATCATCCTGTAGTTAAAAACCTGCTAGTTCAGTTTTGCAACCTTCTGTAGCTAGTGTTAATATTAATTGTGTAGCTCGGAAGTTGAAATGCCATATGCTTCTAAGTTACAGATGTAATAAGGAACAGAAATCAATCTGGAAAGagctttcattttcttcactAGACATAGATACATAAAAGTGTTCTACAGCTAACTTTGTCTCAATTATTATAGATatggttttattattttgaatttgttttaaatatgtgAAAACATTTTAACACAATTCAATAACTATGAAATCTATTCCATATAATCTCTTTTCACGACTTTACATTGCATAACAATTGGCTCTTACAGAATTTTAATAACTATTATTAGAACTTACGTGTATGATTTTCCAGAACCAGTCTGCCCATAAGCAAAAAGACAAGTGTTATATCCCTCAAGAGCTCTTTCTAGGAGTGGCACTGCTAAACTTTTATAAATCATCGCTTGACTTGCAAAGTTAGGATGACACTTGTCAAAAGACCAGAAAGAGAAGTCGTAATTGAAGTTGTAAACTTGGTTGGTGGCTGGATTTCGTACCGTTGTCTCTGAACCACTCATGGAGATTACAAGGAGCGAGTTTTCATCTTTCTCTCTgaatagaaacaaaaaaagcatAAACTACATGGCTTTAAGTTAGTCTTTTCAATCCATTGCCTATGGAAAATGAAAAGTTCAGTAATCTTTATAAAAAAAGCATAATGAACATACAAAGTATTCAAGCTCAAAATACTTCAGCTAATGCATATGTAAAAAAAAGCGCCAAAGGCCTATAAAGATTTTATCAAGAATTTTCACTTTGTCTTACTGTTGCATGAAATATCAGCTGATTTCAAAGTACGTATTATATCCTTATTGGGTCAATGATTAAACAATTGAAAAAATACAGAGCAGGAATCAACATATATTATAAAAGCCACTATCAGCATCAGAAATAAGCCCAGGATACAAACCTGTTACTGAAAGGCCGTACACGCACAGCTACAGTCACTTTGCTGTTTTCCACTTTGAAAACATCTTTCTCAGTGCTATTGCTCTCAGCCAGAGTTTCTCTgttctctctttgttttgaacTTGTAGGCACAGAAAGAGAGCTGGAGACACTGGTTTTCTTTTCAGCAAGAATTTGAAGATGAGTAATTAGTTTATTTGAAGTAGACAGAGATGGCTGATCCTGAGAAATACTGTTCTTTGGTGTAAGCTGAAACCTTTCTGTTGAACCTTTTATTGGTGTCCTTGGTCTTTccaaactgttttgttttatcaTGAAGTGTTGCGACCTTTGTTTTCCAGCTGGATTATTTATACGACCTTTTTCATTCAGTTGTTCTCCTGATATCCTATTAATATCTTTGGAGGCAACTAATTTTTCTGACTTAGGAACTTCATTTTGCAATCTTGTGTCAGCAGCACTTGTCCTATATTTTAAACGCGTGCATCTATCATTTTCACACAGACCATCAGCAAAGCCAAAGGAATCCTTGCTGCTCAGGTTACACTGCAACTTTGTACTTGACTGACCCTCAGCCGACTTAAAGCTTAGTTTATTATCATGAGTATCATTAATACTTGGCAGAAGTGCAATCTTGTAATGTCTTTGTGCAGCAGAGTCATCATTTTCTTTTCCAGGCACAGTATTCTGATTGATTTTACTATTCTCTATGGAGCCAGTCCTTACACGTCTCTGCAGAGCAAGTTTTTTGCCCATTTGTGTATTTTCCACGCCCTGTGTTGTGTTTGTATGCACTTGTTCACTACTGGCCactgatttttctcctgttccaGGT comes from Patagioenas fasciata isolate bPatFas1 chromosome 6, bPatFas1.hap1, whole genome shotgun sequence and encodes:
- the KIF14 gene encoding kinesin-like protein KIF14 isoform X1; the protein is MPIYTVPATSSSEAKCATTLQKTSSQNTLSRQQLKSQVSGEEKDSLLSNSQNKTEEINRTYVISACKKVSDPSATFKLESRLTLHRRPGTGEKSVASSEQVHTNTTQGVENTQMGKKLALQRRVRTGSIENSKINQNTVPGKENDDSAAQRHYKIALLPSINDTHDNKLSFKSAEGQSSTKLQCNLSSKDSFGFADGLCENDRCTRLKYRTSAADTRLQNEVPKSEKLVASKDINRISGEQLNEKGRINNPAGKQRSQHFMIKQNSLERPRTPIKGSTERFQLTPKNSISQDQPSLSTSNKLITHLQILAEKKTSVSSSLSVPTSSKQRENRETLAESNSTEKDVFKVENSKVTVAVRVRPFSNREKDENSLLVISMSGSETTVRNPATNQVYNFNYDFSFWSFDKCHPNFASQAMIYKSLAVPLLERALEGYNTCLFAYGQTGSGKSYTMMGFDEERGIIPRLCEDLFTRIAQMDKQQILYHLEMSFFEVYNEKIHDLLVFKAESGQKKQPLRVREHPVLGPYVEGLTVNVVSSYSDIQSWLELGNKQRATAATVMNDKSSRSHSVFTLVMTQTKVEFVDEERDHRLSSHINLIDLAGSECCSRAQTTGERLKEGVSINKSLLTLGKVISALSKQSQNGKKTFIPYRESVLTWLLKESLGGNSQTAMIATISPAASSTEETLSTLRYAKQARSIINIAKVNEDVNAKLIRELKAEIEKLKAAQRSALNTDPEKYRRYLQEITSLRIKLHRQERDMAEMQRAWKEKFEQAEKRKLEDIKELQKAGIAFKMDNHLPNLVNLNEDPQLSEVLLYMIKEGETTVGRYTPNAKHDIQLSGVLIADDHCVVKNIDGKVSIIPLREAKTYVNGKCILDPTVLHHGDRVILGGDHYFRFNHPVEVQKVKGPSCGRTFLPDDPKDFEFAKNELIIAQRTQLESEIKEARLKAKEEMMQSVQIAKEMVQQELTSQKEAYESKIKSLEAEVREESRKKQIQELNNQKAATKIQELEKAKQNLELELHFNKKRLEMETLATKQALEDHTIRHARILEALEAEKQKIVEEIQTLQKNRGSGNATVTIPLNWNSLKLSVMIKEANTISKQLGKNTVFYRNDKIDDKTGTVSSVQVQVRNIKLGITTFWSLEKFECKLAAMKELYESNDSSKSADVFYDPADEWEPDLSGASVSHLSRRRSRSFMKNKRISGCLSEINLKPIQNMQSSYISGSQNRSSVCPSHSELFLPGICKESISSALDLLEQNHEGGQNIADSLLTNLLIIFSGVSAISKAYEQQDEECQENFFSLDRAAQSYSIRIITAFDQLVVLTKLWLNNVQKCSGSVKVEEEIKQEVKNLGGYLQLLLQGCSSDISSMVTEAWSKVHQTVKQTMKYIGHLAVITRADICFSEENIPATSPQCFILAISDGVASGLEFLIDTVEEKARMVQKELMKQYPQNEIQNRIKDNVVALARFLESNVSYCRKKEIESQLPEEESLYQEIKKRTNIAVKYLELEQCLAEVYQIASSALQGSYRNTNPLRSFAEKICVIAGYFNSYFKLFVVSSTSANNPIQKIPLPFMNLDELDSLVDSLIKNFELEQGQPSLKYQTLYDETTESRGEQVEMREIEFAWKEKGISEHTRKLQSSPPFPAELSPGRIEWV
- the KIF14 gene encoding kinesin-like protein KIF14 isoform X3 — protein: MPIYTVPATSSSEAKCATTLQKTSSQNTLSRQQLKSQVSGEEKDSLLSNSQNKTEEINRTYVISACKKVSDPSATFKLESRLTLHRRPGTGEKSVASSEQVHTNTTQGVENTQMGKKLALQRRVRTGSIENSKINQNTVPGKENDDSAAQRHYKIALLPSINDTHDNKLSFKSAEGQSSTKLQCNLSSKDSFGFADGLCENDRCTRLKYRTSAADTRLQNEVPKSEKLVASKDINRISGEQLNEKGRINNPAGKQRSQHFMIKQNSLERPRTPIKGSTERFQLTPKNSISQDQPSLSTSNKLITHLQILAEKKTSVSSSLSVPTSSKQRENRETLAESNSTEKDVFKVENSKVTVAVRVRPFSNREKDENSLLVISMSGSETTVRNPATNQVYNFNYDFSFWSFDKCHPNFASQAMIYKSLAVPLLERALEGYNTCLFAYGQTGSGKSYTMMGFDEERGIIPRLCEDLFTRIAQMDKQQILYHLEMSFFEVYNEKIHDLLVFKAESGQKKQPLRVREHPVLGPYVEGLTVNVVSSYSDIQSWLELGNKQRATAATVMNDKSSRSHSVFTLVMTQTKVEFVDEERDHRLSSHINLIDLAGSECCSRAQTTGERLKEGVSINKSLLTLGKVISALSKQSQNGKKTFIPYRESVLTWLLKESLGGNSQTAMIATISPAASSTEETLSTLRYAKQARSIINIAKVNEDVNAKLIRELKAEIEKLKAAQRSALNTDPEKYRRYLQEITSLRIKLHRQERDMAEMQRAWKEKFEQAEKRKLEDIKELQKAGIAFKMDNHLPNLVNLNEDPQLSEVLLYMIKEGETTVGRYTPNAKHDIQLSGVLIADDHCVVKNIDGKVSIIPLREAKTYVNGKCILDPTVLHHGDRVILGGDHYFRFNHPVEVQKVKGPSCGRTFLPDDPKDFEFAKNELIIAQRTQLESEIKEARLKAKEEMMQSVQIAKEMVQQELTSQKEAYESKIKSLEAEVREESRKKQIQELNNQKAATKIQELEKAKQNLELELHFNKKRLEMETLATKQALEDHTIRHARILEALEAEKQKIVEEIQTLQKNRGSGNATVTIPLNWNSLKLSVMIKEANTISKQLGKNTVFYRNDKIDDKTGTVSSVQVQVRNIKLGITTFWSLEKFECKLAAMKELYESNDSSKSADVFYDPADEWEPDLSGASVSHLSRRRSRSFMKNKRISGCLSEINLKPIQNMQSSYISGSQNRSSVCPSHSELFLPGICKESISSALDLLEQNHEGGQNIADSLLTNLLIIFSGVSAISKAYEQQDEECQENFFSLDRAAQSYSIRIITAFDQLVVLTKLWLNNVQKCSGSVKVEEEIKQEVKNLGGYLQLLLQGCSSDISSMVTEAWSKVHQTVKQTMKYIGHLAVITRADICFSEENIPATSPQCFILAISDGVASGLEFLIDTVEEKARMVQKELMKQYPQNEVTNCEEDDTIGCYAKQRIKYKE